A segment of the Luteolibacter arcticus genome:
ATCGGTGAACTGGTCCATCCCCCCGACGTTTTCGATGAAGCCCGGCCGCAAGCCATCGGCATCGCGCTGGACAAGGAGCACGTTTGCTTGGGGGTTGCGCAGGACCTGCTCAGCGCTGAGATGGCCGCCTAGGAATAGCGTGTGGGACCCCGGTGCCCAGCGGTGGTTCCAGCCCGCGAGCAACAAGCCCGGCTCCTGGGTTTCGCTGAAATCGACATAGGGCTCGAGCGGACGGTTGTCGTAGGTGTCGAAGTTGTCGCCGGTCTGGGCGTCCTGCCACTTGCCGAGGAAATAGAAGATGTCATCCGGCGTGACCTGCCATTTGAACTGGCCGTAGAGCTCCGCCAGTTCGCCGCCGTTGTTGAAGCGGTCCCCGCCGTTGTTGTCCCGGTAGTAGGCGTCGAGGCCGTAGCTGAAATTGCCTGACTGCCCGAAGACCGATGCCGCGGTGCGTGATTCGCCATCGCTGCGGATCTCGCTGATCAGGCTGCCGCCGATGCCGTCCGACTCCAGCATCTTCGAGTATTCCTGCTGGGAAACGAACTGGGACAAGGGCCCGCCGCCGACCGGTGAGAGCAGGTTCGCCAGCAGCAGCTCATTGAACCACGGCGTCTCGTAGCGAAGCTGGATGCGCTTGGGATCGCGCAGCGCATCGAAGGAGTTCGCCAGGAAAAGGTGGGCGGAGGGATTGGTGTAATCGCTTTCCACCGCGCGGGTCGCCTCGCGCACGGCGACATCCTGCATCCCGGCGTTCTGATAGATATTCGCGAGGTTCGCGCTGCGCACCGCCTTGTCCTGGTCGAGCAAGAGCTGCGAGCGATAGACGCGGCGGTTGTCGTTGAGGTCGATCGAGCGTTCCAGGTCGGCGATCGCCTCGTTCGGGCGGTTCTGCTGCTGGAGCTCGATCGCCGAGTACAGCCACGGCGTCGGGTCGTTCGGATCGAGTTGCTTGGCGAGGTCGAGGTCCTTGCGGGCTTCCTCGGGCTTGCGTTCCATGCTCAGCGCCTTGCCGAGGTAGCTGTGGAAGACGGACATCGTCGGTTCGACGGTCGCGGCGGTCTGGATGTCCGCGCGGCCACCGGCGAGATCGCCGCGCTTCGTCTTGGTCAGGCCGAGGCCCAGCCAGCCATTGCCGAAGGAACCGTCGAGTTGAACCGCTTGCTCGAAGGATTGCCGCGCCGCGTCGATCTCATTGTCCGCACTCAGGATGAAGCCTTGCAACGCATGCGCGCGGGCATTCCGCGGAGTCAATTCCAGCCCCTTGGCCAAGGCGTCACGGGCGGCCTTGGTGCGGCCGAATGAAAACTCCAGCTCCGCCAGCCGCGTCCACGCATAGCCGTTGTTAGGAGAGCGTTCGGTGGCGATGCGCGCGGCTTCGCGGGCGCCTTTGAGGTCGGAGCGCGACTGACGGTAATAGCTTTCCGCCATCGCCTCGCCGGCCGTATCGAGGCTTTCGTCCGGCCATGGCTCGCGCTCGCGGAACTTCACCGCATCGATCATCCGTTCGAGCGAACGGCGGCCGTCGTGATCCGCGGGCACGCCTTTCAAGTCCCGCTCGGCTTCATCGAGACGACCGACCGCCAGCAGCACCGAGGCGCGATACAGCTTGCCGTTCGCGCCTTCTCCGCCGCCGGAGTAGCTTTCCATCGCACCTAGCAGATCGCCCTGGCGATACGCGGCGACCGACTTGCCCTGGCCTTTCACGCCAAGCTCGTCGGCATCCAGCACCGCCGGATAATAAAGCGCCCACTGGAGCAGGTTCGTCGCCTCGATCACCGCCGTTCGCCGCGGTGCGCGGCCATGAGCGGTTTCCCCGGCCTCGCCGGCGCTCAGCAGCAGCTTGCCCTGCGGATTCTCCAGCTCGACCTGACCTTCGAGGACTTGGAACTGCGAGGTGCCGTCGGCGGCCACCCGGACAAAAAGTTGGGTGCCGCGCATCGCGCCGTTGGCGGAGGGCGTCTTGATATCGATCTCGCCGCTCTTCTCGCGGCTGAAGATGAAGGCCGCACCCGCGCCGACATCGAGCCGCGGCTTGCTTTCATCGAACAAGCTCGGCGCGATCTCGACCGTGGAGAACTGCTCCAGCCGCATCGTGTAGAGTTCGGTCAGCCGCAAGGTCGCCCGGCTGCGTTGGCGGGTCCGGATCCTGTCGCCGATCGCCAGCGCCTGCTCCTTGGCCGCCGGGGTCCAATTCCCCTGCGCTCCCTTCTTGGATGCTTGGACGATGTTCTCGATCTCAAGCACTTTCGCATCCTGTCCGGCCGCAGCGGCGGCAAGGCAGACCCACAGAAAAACGGCGCGGCCTTTCATGATTCGGGGAGGGGGTCGGGAGACAGGACGACCGGGCAATCGTTTGGGAAACGAGATATCCCGGGGTTTCGCGGGGACAGTGGGTTCCCGCGAAGTTGGAGCACATTGATGGCCAATTATTCGGGCGGGCGCGAACAAACAAGCTGAAACTCGGTCTCCCAAGTTTCGTCACGGCAGCTTTGCGGGGTGGCAGATCCCGGATTTCCGGTCATCTTCGGCGCGTGCTGAAGCCCGTCGCCCGCCAGTCCCCGACCGATGATCCCGCGGCATTCCGGGCGGCTTTGGGCGGCTGGTTTGCCAAGCACGGCAAGGATTACCCATGGCGGCGGACCAGCGATCCCTACGCGGTGCTGGTGTCGGAGGTCATGCTCCAGCAAACCCAGATCGCCACCGTGCTGGGGCGCGGCTTTTACACCCGCTTCCTGGAGCGCTTCCCGGATGTCGCCACGCTGGCGGCGGCGGAGGACGAAATCCTGCTGAAAACCTGGGAAGGCCTCGGCTACTACCGCCGGGCCCGGATGCTGAGGGAGTCGGCGAAAGCCGTGCTCGAGCGCCATGGCGGCAACTTCCCCGGCGAGCTGGAGCCCCTGCTGGCGCTGCCCGGCATCGGCCGCTACACGGCGGGCGCGGTGCTGTCATTCGCCTTTGACCGGTCCGCGCCGATCGTCGACGGCAATGTCGCCCGGGTGCTGGCGCGGTTGTTCGACCGCGCCGATCCGATCGATGCCGGCCCGATGCAGAAGTGGCTGTGGGAAACGGCGGATGTGTTGCTCGATCGCGACCACCCCCGCGCCCATAACTCTGCTATCATGGAGCTCGGCCAGACGCATTGCCGGCCGGGCGTGCCGGATTGCCTGTCGTGCCCGGTGGCCGTGTTTTGCGCGACCCGGGATCCGGCATCGCTGCCCGTGAAGGCCAAGCGGCAAGCCATCGAGGAAATCGACGAGCACACCGCGCTGATCCGCCGCGAGGGACAGATCCTGCTATCCCGCCAAGGCCGCGGCCGTCGCGAGGGAATGTGGCGGCTGCCGGTGCGCGAGAAGGCCGATCTTTCCCCGCTCCCCCTGCTGCATCGCCGGAAATACGGCATCACCCGCTACCGCGTGAGCCTGCACGTCCATGACTGTCCGGCCGGCCACCCTGCTGCAATCGAGGCGGAGGGTGATGAGTGGGTAGGGCTTGATCGTTGGGCGGAGTTGGTGATTCCCCCGGCCGACCGGGCGGCGCTGGAGGCGGTTCTTTGAGAGATAAAAGAAATCGCGTGAGCGGCGGCAGGTCTTTTGCTTTATTTCGTCCCGGATGCTTTCGCTTGCCCGCCTGTTCCCGATCGCCCTCGCGGCGATGCTTTTTCCGGCGTGCACCGCCGTCCCCGACGCACCGCCGCCGGATGCCACCCCCCCCGGCCGCGCCGTCCGCCGGATGGCCGCTTCCCGCCTGACCGCGGTGGTCATTTCATCGAAGGACGAACTCTCGCCGTGGGTGGAAAGCCGCTTCACCCAAGGCCAGGGACCGGACGATGCGGACGGCGGCTCCGCGGTGCCAATCTCGCCGGATGGCTATTTCATCACGGCCGATCACGTCCTGGCTCGCTCGGCCGGGCGAAATATCTTCATCATCCACGGCCAGCAGGGCGGCTTGAAGGCGACCAAGGCCCGCATCATCTGGCGGTCTGCATCGGCCGACCTCGCGCTGCTGCACATCCCGGTCGCCACGCCCAATCATTACTCGTGGACCCCCCCTAATCAGTGGCTGCCGGCCGGCACACCGGTGATCCACTCGGGGATCGCGACCGGCTTCCGCAGCGAACCGGGGAAACTCGTCACCGCCATCCCGCCGGGCCGCGGCAATGCGGCGCGGTTCAAGCACGACATCCCGCTTGAGCCGGGCGATAGCGGCGGCGCGGTGATCGATGCACGTGGCCAGCTTGTTGGCGTGAATTCCGCAGTGGAATTCCTGGTGCCGCTCGAGACCGCATTTTTCATTGAATCCGAGGCAAACCGTCCGAACGTGCGGGCACTTCAGCGTGCGATCGAAGCCGACCGCCGGAGTAATCCGCTCTGATTTTCGACGTAACTGCTTTCCATGAAGCTCGCCGCCCTCGCCGCCCTTGCCCTCTCCTCCTGCGTCCCGGTGTCGCAGGGCTGGAATGCAGGCTGGACCGAGCGCGCGGCCCAGGACCGGATCATGCTGGTGCGAAACACTCCGGAGACGCTCGGCCACCGCCGGCTGGTGTATCAATCCGCGGCGCATCCGGACCTCGGGACCTTCCTGGAGTCCCGCGGCATGCCGGATTTCATTGCCGAGACCTCCAGCGACGACCGGCAGTACCTGATCCTTTACTATCTGGAAACGCGCCGGGCTTTTGCCTGCCGCACCCGCCGCAGCAACGGCAGTACCATCGACTTCGCCGGCCCCTACCAGATGACCGAGCGGGAGACGAAAACCCTGCGGGACCTCAAGAGCGAGAGCGGGACCTGAAAAAATTCATCCGACAGGAGAATTTCCCCCAAAGAAATCCGCGCGTCGGTCGTTGAAGCCGACTCATGCGCAAAATCCTCCTTTTACCGTTGGTTCCTGTGGCCGTTCACGCCCAGGACCTCCTGGACCCGCTCATCACTACCGCCTCCCGCATCGAGGCGCAGGAAAGTGCCACGCCCTACACGGTCACCGAGATTTCCGAGGAGTACATCGAGCAGAACACCCGCCGGACCCTCCCGGAGG
Coding sequences within it:
- a CDS encoding TonB-dependent receptor domain-containing protein, whose protein sequence is MKGRAVFLWVCLAAAAAGQDAKVLEIENIVQASKKGAQGNWTPAAKEQALAIGDRIRTRQRSRATLRLTELYTMRLEQFSTVEIAPSLFDESKPRLDVGAGAAFIFSREKSGEIDIKTPSANGAMRGTQLFVRVAADGTSQFQVLEGQVELENPQGKLLLSAGEAGETAHGRAPRRTAVIEATNLLQWALYYPAVLDADELGVKGQGKSVAAYRQGDLLGAMESYSGGGEGANGKLYRASVLLAVGRLDEAERDLKGVPADHDGRRSLERMIDAVKFREREPWPDESLDTAGEAMAESYYRQSRSDLKGAREAARIATERSPNNGYAWTRLAELEFSFGRTKAARDALAKGLELTPRNARAHALQGFILSADNEIDAARQSFEQAVQLDGSFGNGWLGLGLTKTKRGDLAGGRADIQTAATVEPTMSVFHSYLGKALSMERKPEEARKDLDLAKQLDPNDPTPWLYSAIELQQQNRPNEAIADLERSIDLNDNRRVYRSQLLLDQDKAVRSANLANIYQNAGMQDVAVREATRAVESDYTNPSAHLFLANSFDALRDPKRIQLRYETPWFNELLLANLLSPVGGGPLSQFVSQQEYSKMLESDGIGGSLISEIRSDGESRTAASVFGQSGNFSYGLDAYYRDNNGGDRFNNGGELAELYGQFKWQVTPDDIFYFLGKWQDAQTGDNFDTYDNRPLEPYVDFSETQEPGLLLAGWNHRWAPGSHTLFLGGHLSAEQVLRNPQANVLLVQRDADGLRPGFIENVGGMDQFTDPSLNGSVTVGPDGESLVYSSDLLRAIQPYLGRGDVLSVSGAPFALETRRSFDIATAELQHILQTETNLLIAGARWQSGEFETDTRMFAERPNFNGGFETPAVSQHTSVDFDRLSLYAYDYWKVTPCLTLIGGASWDSIEYPDNFRNPPVNSSQRDDDKFSGKLGFTYAPARWLTVRGMYSEGLGGVTFDESVRLEPVQLAGFNQAYRTVISESIAGSVEAPEYEIWGLSAEGSLTTRTWWGASVNVIEENVDRTRGIFTGYEAGVFPSTPAYFADSTGEQLDYEEQSVAFTLNQLIGNQFSVGAGLRVTQSELETTLPALAGATPFANLDDEATLTEVMLSANWNSPTGLFARVEANYYSQDLEEDPSRTPFRSGDAFWQFNALAGYRFFNNQCEVSAGILNIGDTDYQLSSLNPYSEIVRDRTAVIRCRFTF
- a CDS encoding S1 family peptidase, giving the protein MLSLARLFPIALAAMLFPACTAVPDAPPPDATPPGRAVRRMAASRLTAVVISSKDELSPWVESRFTQGQGPDDADGGSAVPISPDGYFITADHVLARSAGRNIFIIHGQQGGLKATKARIIWRSASADLALLHIPVATPNHYSWTPPNQWLPAGTPVIHSGIATGFRSEPGKLVTAIPPGRGNAARFKHDIPLEPGDSGGAVIDARGQLVGVNSAVEFLVPLETAFFIESEANRPNVRALQRAIEADRRSNPL
- a CDS encoding A/G-specific adenine glycosylase, with protein sequence MLKPVARQSPTDDPAAFRAALGGWFAKHGKDYPWRRTSDPYAVLVSEVMLQQTQIATVLGRGFYTRFLERFPDVATLAAAEDEILLKTWEGLGYYRRARMLRESAKAVLERHGGNFPGELEPLLALPGIGRYTAGAVLSFAFDRSAPIVDGNVARVLARLFDRADPIDAGPMQKWLWETADVLLDRDHPRAHNSAIMELGQTHCRPGVPDCLSCPVAVFCATRDPASLPVKAKRQAIEEIDEHTALIRREGQILLSRQGRGRREGMWRLPVREKADLSPLPLLHRRKYGITRYRVSLHVHDCPAGHPAAIEAEGDEWVGLDRWAELVIPPADRAALEAVL